From a single Mesotoga sp. Brook.08.105.5.1 genomic region:
- the gcvH gene encoding glycine cleavage system protein GcvH — MKKFAATHEWVSIEGKVATVGISDHAQDHLGDIVYVDLPEVGKSLKKGDVFCTIESVKAASDIYAPVSGKIVEVNEELDSSPEKINDDAEGEGWIVRIEVADESELDSLMDLEAYKKHCEEEG, encoded by the coding sequence ATGAAGAAGTTCGCGGCAACTCACGAATGGGTATCGATTGAAGGAAAGGTAGCAACAGTTGGTATTTCAGATCACGCTCAAGACCATCTGGGTGACATTGTGTATGTAGACCTTCCCGAAGTAGGCAAGTCTCTTAAGAAGGGCGATGTCTTCTGCACGATAGAGTCTGTAAAAGCGGCAAGTGACATCTACGCTCCCGTAAGTGGGAAAATCGTTGAGGTGAATGAGGAGCTTGATTCCTCACCCGAGAAGATTAACGATGATGCCGAAGGAGAAGGCTGGATAGTGAGAATTGAAGTTGCAGATGAATCGGAACTTGACAGTCTGATGGACTTGGAGGCGTATAAGAAGCACTGTGAAGAGGAGGGCTAA
- a CDS encoding DUF2007 domain-containing protein: MKVLKSGIPEFEAKMYQEILLKEGIFSELVDSHFAYTDSVYFGSGGLVDIIIADDDFEEAVQIFEDLQERGREETDE, encoded by the coding sequence ATGAAGGTCCTCAAGTCAGGAATTCCGGAGTTTGAAGCAAAAATGTATCAGGAAATCCTTCTAAAAGAAGGAATCTTCTCGGAACTGGTGGATTCTCATTTCGCATACACCGACAGTGTTTACTTTGGTTCGGGCGGCTTGGTGGACATTATTATAGCCGACGATGATTTCGAAGAAGCCGTTCAGATCTTTGAAGACTTGCAAGAGAGGGGGAGGGAAGAAACGGATGAGTGA
- the gcvPA gene encoding aminomethyl-transferring glycine dehydrogenase subunit GcvPA, with product MPEFSYLPQTNKDVEEMLEVVGVKSVSELFKDIPDKFDVDISIPESKDEFSVLRDLKELSEKNITLEDLSVFRGAGVYKHFVPSVVQAIASRGEFLTAYTPYQAEVSQGTLQMLFEFQTMICELTGMDVANSSMYDGASAAAEAALMAVRVRGGQKVLVSGSLHPEYIDTIKTYCFGSDISVETVAFDSETGQVDFADLEKKLTEDTSGFVLGYPNFFGIIENISEVRTKIGEKTMLIVSADPIALGILEAPGKLGADIVVGEGQSLGNSPSFGGPGLGFFASKESYIRKMPGRIIGETKDSDGRAGYVMVLQTREQHIRRSKATSNICSNHAFNALIASIYMSMIGSDGIREIAKRSFDKAHYLAERIGRTDRVRLVFTGPFFNEFVAQFDCNLKEFNEQLLEDKILGPLELERFNEEMKGYGLICTTEANLNEEIEFFAGRLEEIS from the coding sequence ATGCCTGAGTTTTCTTATCTGCCCCAGACCAACAAGGATGTCGAGGAAATGCTGGAGGTAGTTGGCGTCAAGAGCGTTTCGGAGCTTTTCAAGGATATCCCCGATAAGTTTGATGTCGATATCTCAATACCCGAAAGCAAGGATGAATTCAGTGTACTCAGAGATCTGAAAGAACTTAGTGAGAAAAACATAACGCTTGAGGACCTGTCCGTCTTCAGAGGGGCCGGTGTGTACAAACACTTCGTTCCAAGCGTGGTTCAGGCGATCGCATCGAGAGGCGAGTTTCTCACCGCATATACACCTTACCAGGCAGAAGTCTCACAGGGGACTCTTCAGATGCTGTTTGAATTCCAGACGATGATCTGCGAGCTAACAGGAATGGATGTAGCAAATTCATCTATGTACGATGGCGCAAGCGCAGCTGCAGAAGCCGCGCTGATGGCTGTTAGGGTAAGAGGGGGTCAGAAGGTTCTGGTTTCGGGGTCACTTCATCCCGAGTATATAGATACGATCAAGACCTACTGTTTTGGCAGTGACATAAGCGTTGAAACCGTTGCTTTCGATTCCGAAACAGGACAGGTGGATTTTGCCGATCTAGAAAAGAAACTCACCGAGGATACTTCCGGTTTTGTGCTGGGCTACCCAAACTTCTTCGGAATAATCGAGAACATTTCGGAGGTTCGAACCAAAATCGGCGAGAAGACAATGCTTATAGTAAGCGCTGACCCAATCGCTCTCGGAATACTTGAAGCTCCCGGAAAGCTTGGAGCCGATATTGTTGTGGGAGAAGGTCAATCGTTGGGCAATTCTCCTTCATTTGGCGGACCGGGTCTAGGCTTCTTCGCGTCAAAAGAGAGCTATATAAGAAAGATGCCCGGAAGAATTATCGGAGAGACAAAAGACAGTGATGGACGCGCAGGGTATGTCATGGTTCTCCAGACCCGGGAACAACATATCAGAAGAAGTAAGGCCACATCCAACATTTGCTCGAACCATGCATTCAACGCACTGATCGCTTCAATCTACATGAGTATGATAGGTTCTGATGGGATAAGAGAGATCGCGAAAAGATCTTTTGACAAAGCTCATTATTTGGCAGAGAGAATTGGAAGAACAGATCGTGTGCGGCTGGTCTTCACAGGCCCCTTTTTCAACGAATTCGTTGCACAGTTTGACTGTAACTTGAAAGAGTTTAACGAACAGCTACTAGAAGACAAGATATTAGGACCGCTAGAACTGGAAAGGTTTAATGAAGAGATGAAGGGTTATGGGCTTATCTGTACAACAGAAGCTAATCTTAACGAGGAGATTGAGTTTTTTGCCGGCAGACTGGAGGAGATATCATGA
- a CDS encoding ATP-binding protein, whose amino-acid sequence MTSAIIDGLVHHCHLIVFTGRSYRFEHSNIRG is encoded by the coding sequence CTGACAAGCGCAATAATTGACGGACTAGTTCATCATTGCCATCTGATCGTTTTTACGGGAAGAAGTTACAGATTTGAGCACTCTAACATAAGAGGCTAA
- the pfkA gene encoding 6-phosphofructokinase: MKKVGVLTSGGDSPGMNAAIRAAVRTAQTDEIAVVGIRRGYSGLLDEEFVDMDYSSVGGIMEKGGTVLRSSRCEEFKTEEGRARAAEVLRNNHIEALIVIGGEGSLSGAKLLMEENGIPVVGIPGTIDNDIAMTDMCIGVDTCLNTCVETIQKLKDTASSHERAFVVEVMGRNSGYVALASGIAVGAEAIIVPELPVDYESIADKILKERKRGKINCIIVVAEGASSAYTVARHVEHRIGYETRITILGHIQRGGSPTAFDRVLASRMGYASIKVLEKEEGGLMMALKSGKIAAVPLEEVLSNKRTLDVELVEMAKILS; the protein is encoded by the coding sequence ATAAAGAAGGTCGGGGTCCTCACCAGTGGAGGGGATTCGCCAGGGATGAATGCAGCTATAAGGGCAGCTGTAAGAACTGCCCAGACAGATGAAATAGCCGTTGTAGGAATTAGGAGAGGGTACTCTGGTCTGCTTGATGAAGAGTTCGTCGATATGGACTACTCCTCGGTCGGAGGAATAATGGAGAAAGGTGGAACGGTCCTCAGGAGTTCCCGATGCGAAGAGTTCAAGACCGAGGAAGGCAGAGCTAGGGCTGCCGAAGTCCTGAGAAATAATCACATTGAAGCTCTTATTGTCATCGGAGGAGAGGGGAGTCTTTCCGGTGCAAAACTGCTTATGGAAGAAAACGGAATTCCAGTTGTCGGCATTCCGGGAACAATAGATAACGACATTGCTATGACAGACATGTGTATCGGGGTGGATACGTGTTTGAATACCTGTGTCGAAACAATTCAGAAGCTCAAAGACACGGCTTCTTCGCATGAAAGAGCCTTTGTAGTAGAGGTCATGGGGAGAAATTCCGGTTATGTGGCACTTGCTTCGGGTATTGCGGTTGGAGCCGAAGCAATAATCGTTCCGGAGCTTCCCGTAGATTATGAATCAATAGCCGATAAGATTTTAAAAGAAAGGAAAAGAGGAAAGATCAACTGCATCATTGTAGTTGCCGAAGGTGCATCAAGTGCCTACACTGTTGCCAGACATGTAGAACACAGGATTGGGTACGAGACGAGAATAACCATCTTAGGTCATATTCAGAGAGGCGGTTCACCGACTGCTTTTGACAGGGTTCTCGCTTCGAGAATGGGATACGCTTCCATTAAGGTGCTCGAAAAGGAAGAAGGCGGCCTTATGATGGCATTGAAAAGCGGAAAAATCGCCGCTGTACCTCTCGAAGAAGTTCTTTCCAACAAAAGGACGTTGGATGTGGAACTGGTTGAAATGGCGAAAATACTCTCCTGA
- the gcvPB gene encoding aminomethyl-transferring glycine dehydrogenase subunit GcvPB, whose protein sequence is MTIFDLSTEGRKAFHLPKEESYGYDPSDLLREDWLREKNPGLPQLSELQVIRHYTGLSEKNHSVDTGFYPLGSCTMKYNPRLNEKVAGLEGFSQIHPYQSEETVQGALEVMFNLQNSLCEITGMSNFTLQPAAGAHGELVGMLLMKKYFELRGESNRKKVIVPDSAHGTNPASAVMAGFEVVEVPSGSNGRVALNSLVEMLDEDVAGIMLTNPNTVGLFENEICEIQEAAHKKGALLYYDGANLNAIMGHARPGDMGFDIVHLNLHKTFSTPHGMGGPGSGPVGVKSFLADLLPVPVVNFDGRKFSLDYNLPNSIGKVRSFYGNFGVLLKAYAYILSMGGNGLKRASEMAVLNANYLRVKLNKLIPTAYPDICMHEFVLKGSKLVSEYEVKTLDVAKRLLDYGIHPPTVYFPLIVDEALMIEPTETETKEALDAFADTFEKILKEAKEDPSILKAAPQKTVVGRLDEATASRKPKTRWSKGT, encoded by the coding sequence ATGACGATTTTCGATCTTTCAACTGAAGGAAGAAAGGCCTTTCATCTCCCGAAAGAAGAGAGCTACGGTTATGACCCTTCAGATCTGCTACGTGAGGACTGGTTGAGAGAGAAGAATCCCGGTCTTCCTCAGCTTAGCGAGCTTCAGGTAATCAGGCATTACACCGGACTCTCGGAGAAAAACCACTCAGTTGATACCGGTTTCTATCCTCTTGGATCATGTACAATGAAGTACAATCCAAGGCTCAACGAGAAAGTCGCTGGTCTTGAAGGTTTCAGTCAGATACACCCGTACCAATCTGAAGAGACTGTCCAGGGAGCTTTAGAAGTGATGTTCAACTTACAGAACTCTCTGTGCGAGATCACCGGAATGAGCAACTTCACTCTTCAACCGGCCGCAGGGGCACATGGCGAGCTGGTCGGAATGCTTCTGATGAAAAAATACTTCGAACTGAGGGGTGAAAGCAACAGAAAGAAGGTTATTGTACCTGACTCAGCACATGGGACTAACCCCGCCTCGGCAGTCATGGCAGGCTTTGAGGTCGTCGAAGTACCTTCAGGAAGCAATGGAAGGGTTGCCCTTAATAGCCTTGTTGAGATGCTTGATGAAGACGTAGCAGGAATAATGCTTACCAACCCGAACACAGTGGGCCTTTTTGAAAACGAGATCTGCGAGATTCAGGAGGCCGCGCACAAGAAGGGCGCTTTGCTCTATTATGACGGCGCCAATCTCAATGCGATAATGGGCCACGCGAGGCCAGGCGACATGGGTTTTGATATCGTTCACTTAAACTTGCACAAAACCTTTTCGACACCTCATGGAATGGGAGGCCCCGGAAGCGGCCCTGTGGGAGTGAAGAGCTTTCTTGCAGACTTGCTACCTGTTCCTGTGGTTAATTTTGATGGTCGGAAGTTCTCACTTGATTACAATCTTCCGAATTCAATAGGAAAAGTTAGGAGTTTCTACGGTAATTTCGGTGTTTTACTGAAGGCTTACGCATACATATTATCCATGGGCGGCAATGGTCTCAAGAGAGCTAGCGAGATGGCCGTCTTAAATGCCAACTATCTTCGAGTCAAACTCAACAAGCTCATTCCGACTGCCTATCCCGATATATGCATGCATGAATTCGTTCTGAAAGGCAGCAAGCTTGTATCAGAATATGAAGTGAAGACCCTGGATGTTGCCAAAAGACTCCTAGACTACGGAATACACCCTCCTACAGTCTACTTTCCGCTGATTGTGGATGAAGCATTGATGATAGAACCTACAGAGACTGAGACCAAAGAGGCTCTAGATGCTTTTGCCGATACTTTCGAGAAAATTCTGAAAGAGGCAAAGGAGGATCCCAGCATACTTAAAGCTGCTCCTCAGAAGACAGTTGTCGGAAGACTTGATGAAGCAACTGCTTCAAGAAAGCCAAAGACAAGGTGGAGCAAGGGAACTTGA
- the gcvT gene encoding glycine cleavage system aminomethyltransferase GcvT, giving the protein MSDLKRTPLYSEHVRLKGKLVDFAGWEMPLQFDSIINEHNLVRKKAGLFDVSHMGEIEIVGPDAIRFSDYLITNSVSSLKNGAIVYSPMCNENGGIVDDVLVYRIGNGKVMFVVNASNKDKDFEWIKKNKGAFDVQIKDASDDFAQIAFQGPHAEEILREISQVKLADIPFYHFVYGRVNGIQALVSRTGYTGEDGFELYIDPQGAIPLWRKILETGADLGVKPIGLGARDTLRFEASYMLYGNELTDETTPLEAGLKWTVKMDKDFIGKAVLEEQLANGTKYKLKGLELSGRSIARHGFEVFDGEKKVGWITSGVFSPTLGKSLALAYLEKDYWKSGSEVQVEIRSKKAPAVVVKTPFYRGSVKSKS; this is encoded by the coding sequence ATGAGTGATCTAAAGAGAACGCCGCTTTACAGCGAACATGTGAGACTAAAGGGAAAGTTGGTTGATTTTGCTGGATGGGAGATGCCTTTGCAGTTTGATTCTATAATCAACGAGCACAATCTTGTCAGGAAGAAAGCCGGCCTCTTTGATGTCTCGCACATGGGAGAAATCGAAATTGTGGGACCCGACGCTATTCGATTTTCGGACTATTTGATAACAAACTCTGTCTCTTCGCTGAAGAACGGAGCCATAGTCTATTCTCCAATGTGCAATGAAAATGGTGGGATAGTCGATGACGTATTGGTCTACAGAATAGGCAATGGAAAGGTGATGTTCGTAGTTAACGCTTCAAACAAAGACAAAGATTTCGAGTGGATCAAGAAAAACAAGGGTGCTTTCGACGTGCAAATTAAAGACGCATCCGACGACTTTGCGCAGATCGCCTTTCAGGGACCTCATGCAGAGGAGATATTACGGGAAATATCGCAGGTCAAATTGGCGGACATTCCCTTCTACCATTTCGTGTACGGCAGAGTGAACGGCATCCAGGCGTTGGTTTCTCGTACAGGCTATACGGGAGAAGACGGGTTTGAACTGTATATCGACCCTCAGGGTGCTATCCCTCTTTGGAGAAAGATACTTGAGACGGGAGCTGATTTAGGTGTGAAGCCTATCGGCCTTGGAGCAAGAGATACACTAAGGTTTGAGGCTTCCTACATGCTTTATGGCAACGAACTCACCGATGAGACAACCCCTCTTGAGGCTGGTCTCAAATGGACGGTAAAGATGGACAAAGACTTCATCGGCAAAGCTGTTCTGGAAGAACAACTAGCAAACGGGACAAAATACAAGCTCAAGGGACTAGAACTATCCGGCAGGAGTATCGCGAGGCATGGATTTGAGGTCTTTGACGGTGAGAAGAAGGTCGGTTGGATCACGAGCGGAGTATTTTCTCCAACGCTGGGCAAATCTCTCGCTCTAGCATATCTGGAAAAGGATTACTGGAAGAGCGGCTCAGAAGTGCAGGTCGAAATTCGATCGAAGAAGGCACCTGCTGTAGTTGTCAAAACACCTTTCTATAGAGGCTCTGTAAAATCGAAAAGTTAA
- the secF gene encoding protein translocase subunit SecF yields the protein MTFKADFVGKRKYFIALSLVLILVSLVFIFTKGFNFGVDFTGGIEISVSVPDIDMTVAEIRELLSAEDPSFAAARIIKQRPLIEEGSSEQRSRFSIIVNTSESDESVTSKILAGLESEGVTESNILSVSTISGYAAQEIRGYAWIAVIVSMALLLLYITIRFKFSFGVGAIITLIHDVIIVMGFYSIFGIEFNAPVVASLLTLVGYSLNDTIVVYDRIRENTKKMRGKTIETVVNTSINDVIVRSINTSLTTFLAVLTLFIFSGEVLRPFAFGMLVGVIVGTYSSLYISSPVVIEWLKRVENRKHA from the coding sequence ATGACCTTCAAAGCTGACTTTGTTGGAAAAAGAAAGTACTTCATTGCTCTTTCTCTTGTACTGATTCTTGTTTCACTTGTCTTCATCTTTACCAAGGGCTTCAATTTCGGAGTGGATTTCACTGGTGGAATTGAAATCAGCGTATCCGTTCCCGATATTGACATGACCGTAGCGGAGATCCGAGAGCTCCTCAGTGCAGAGGACCCAAGCTTTGCCGCAGCTAGAATCATTAAACAGAGGCCTTTGATTGAAGAAGGTTCTTCCGAACAAAGAAGCAGATTCTCGATAATCGTTAACACTAGCGAAAGCGACGAATCGGTGACATCAAAGATCCTGGCCGGTCTTGAGAGCGAGGGAGTAACGGAGAGTAATATTCTATCTGTTAGTACAATCTCCGGTTATGCAGCTCAGGAAATCAGAGGGTATGCCTGGATTGCAGTCATCGTGTCGATGGCTCTTCTGTTGTTGTATATAACAATTAGATTCAAGTTTTCATTCGGAGTTGGCGCGATTATTACTCTGATACATGATGTGATTATCGTAATGGGTTTCTACAGTATTTTCGGAATTGAATTCAATGCACCGGTAGTAGCATCTCTTCTTACGCTTGTTGGATACTCTTTGAATGACACTATCGTAGTCTACGATAGAATCAGAGAAAACACCAAGAAGATGAGAGGCAAGACAATAGAGACAGTAGTCAACACAAGCATCAACGATGTGATAGTCAGGTCTATCAATACCTCTTTGACGACGTTCCTTGCGGTTCTAACGCTCTTCATATTCTCCGGAGAGGTTTTGAGGCCATTTGCATTTGGAATGCTGGTTGGTGTGATAGTTGGAACATACTCCTCTCTTTACATCTCCAGTCCGGTGGTTATCGAATGGCTCAAGCGAGTCGAGAACAGAAAGCATGCTTGA
- a CDS encoding PAS domain S-box protein, translating to MFDFYSKPRIILVGRSQKDARRLIEAFDDRFDVRYVEEVSDEFGRFSDAMIFDYVSEDIINNLRAGTIPYLCLVGSEKSIEKFSLVPGEYLLKGPGYLHYLPEIVYSMLEKHRLQKTLDFEREKYMGLVNSMGCGMLILRKRDGNVIFCNKVAQSLLGYSEEEIEKMSIQDLLYDEPFALQTILGRENFDIDREIVMLTKAGGKIYVIFNTSEMLYGAERVVQLTFMDVSKQKRDREELIFQWRFLDNAEEIAIAVDEKGRIVYLNRFAAEIHGYDLEEMIGDSLTSYLVQDEVEAKSMQFSIMKSGKWKGRHLHKRKDGSVFTVEEKRSMLRVDENVYELVIGIDVTESIELQKRANLHSLLLNGTGDLAVATDMENRLIYMNEAAEEYFNTKLEEEQGRSSNETNSKTLRAFLEMAASRSSESSGERIRFPANSNSEPPVEFTKKIVRDSGREVGTIFLGRQTD from the coding sequence GTGTTTGATTTCTATTCAAAGCCAAGAATAATCCTGGTGGGAAGAAGCCAGAAGGATGCAAGAAGGTTAATTGAGGCTTTCGATGATCGTTTTGACGTCAGATACGTCGAAGAGGTGTCTGACGAGTTTGGTCGATTTTCAGATGCTATGATCTTTGATTATGTCAGTGAAGACATCATCAATAATCTTCGTGCAGGAACAATTCCATACCTTTGCCTTGTCGGAAGTGAGAAGTCAATAGAGAAGTTCTCCCTGGTACCTGGCGAGTATTTGCTAAAGGGACCGGGTTATCTGCATTATCTTCCCGAAATCGTCTACTCAATGCTTGAAAAGCACCGACTTCAGAAGACTCTGGATTTCGAGCGAGAAAAGTATATGGGACTCGTCAATAGTATGGGATGCGGAATGCTCATCCTTAGAAAGAGAGATGGAAACGTAATCTTCTGTAATAAGGTTGCGCAGAGCCTTCTCGGGTACTCAGAAGAAGAGATCGAGAAGATGAGTATACAGGATCTTTTATACGATGAACCCTTTGCCTTGCAGACTATTCTTGGTAGAGAGAACTTTGACATCGATAGAGAGATCGTAATGCTGACGAAGGCCGGGGGGAAAATCTACGTGATTTTCAACACTTCAGAAATGTTATACGGTGCAGAGAGAGTTGTACAACTAACATTCATGGACGTTTCGAAGCAGAAGAGGGATAGGGAAGAACTAATCTTCCAATGGCGTTTTCTGGACAATGCTGAGGAGATTGCGATAGCCGTTGACGAGAAGGGAAGAATAGTCTATCTGAACAGATTTGCTGCGGAGATTCATGGTTATGATCTTGAGGAAATGATAGGGGACAGTCTCACTTCGTATCTGGTGCAAGACGAGGTAGAAGCAAAGTCCATGCAATTCTCCATTATGAAGTCTGGAAAATGGAAAGGAAGACACCTGCACAAGAGAAAAGACGGTTCCGTATTTACTGTAGAAGAGAAAAGAAGTATGTTGAGAGTCGATGAGAATGTATATGAGCTTGTGATTGGAATTGACGTCACCGAGAGCATCGAGCTTCAGAAACGAGCCAATCTCCATTCACTGCTCCTCAACGGAACGGGAGACCTGGCTGTCGCGACAGACATGGAGAATAGATTGATCTACATGAATGAAGCTGCCGAAGAATACTTCAACACAAAACTCGAAGAAGAACAAGGAAGAAGTTCTAACGAAACGAATTCTAAGACTCTTCGGGCCTTTCTTGAGATGGCTGCATCTAGATCTTCTGAATCATCAGGAGAGAGAATAAGATTCCCCGCCAACAGCAACTCAGAACCCCCAGTTGAGTTCACCAAGAAGATTGTGCGCGATTCCGGCAGAGAGGTAGGCACCATCTTTCTAGGAAGGCAGACGGACTAA
- a CDS encoding NAD+ synthase, translated as MIVRTALAQINTTVGDLDGNKRKIIEAIDRATALDSGIVLFPELTITGYPPEDLLLNTGFLRENFAVLKEIAGQTARSKAMIVLGFVDFVNEIYNAAAILQRGEIKSVYQKMSLPNYSVFDERRYFSPGAHPLLVRFGEAKIGINVCEDLWVPSGPINDQTIAGANLILNLSASPFTSQKHKTRSSLLLTRAMEYSSTIAYCNLVGAQDDLVFDGRSCVAMPDGRLVVGRAFEEDLLVLDIDTDISTRYNLFEGKRKVYSKNVSIEEVTVEPSYRETASELAVRRESELSKCDELIAALELGIGDYLKKNNFERIVLGLSGGMDSSLVAALAVRAIGKNNVKGVFMPSRITSNESRRDAMELAENLGIEILEVPIESIVDSTLKALKTTFKDAAEDVTEENLQARIRGNILMALSNKFGWLVLVTGNKSEMATGYSTLYGDMAGGLAVLKDLYKTQVYMIAERLNELEEKDVIPSNVFLKAPSAELKEGQKDQDTLPPYEILDEILRFHIEEGLSAEEIVLEGFERSTVEHSLKLLRKNEYKRKQCAPGIKVSKRAFGKDWRMPITNHY; from the coding sequence ATGATAGTCAGGACGGCGCTTGCTCAGATAAACACGACGGTTGGGGATCTTGATGGAAACAAAAGGAAGATAATCGAAGCGATCGACAGGGCGACAGCGCTTGATTCAGGAATTGTTCTATTCCCTGAGCTTACGATAACCGGTTATCCGCCTGAGGACCTCTTGCTGAATACAGGGTTTCTAAGAGAGAATTTCGCTGTGCTCAAAGAAATCGCGGGTCAAACTGCCAGAAGCAAAGCAATGATCGTTCTTGGATTTGTTGACTTCGTCAATGAGATCTATAACGCGGCAGCAATTCTCCAGAGAGGGGAAATCAAATCAGTCTATCAAAAGATGAGTTTGCCCAATTACTCTGTGTTTGACGAGAGAAGATACTTCTCTCCAGGAGCACACCCGCTTCTCGTTAGATTTGGCGAAGCAAAGATTGGGATCAATGTTTGCGAGGACCTCTGGGTGCCGTCTGGCCCAATAAATGATCAGACTATTGCGGGAGCGAATCTTATTCTCAATCTATCTGCTTCACCGTTCACCTCGCAGAAGCATAAAACCCGGTCTTCTCTTCTGCTGACGAGAGCGATGGAGTATTCCAGCACCATAGCCTACTGTAACCTGGTTGGTGCTCAGGATGATCTAGTATTCGATGGAAGGAGCTGCGTAGCAATGCCAGACGGAAGGCTGGTGGTCGGGAGGGCCTTTGAGGAAGATCTGCTTGTGCTGGACATAGACACAGATATTTCCACCAGATACAACCTCTTTGAAGGAAAAAGGAAGGTCTACTCCAAGAACGTGAGTATCGAAGAAGTGACAGTTGAACCATCATACAGAGAAACAGCTTCAGAGCTTGCTGTTCGAAGAGAATCAGAACTGAGTAAATGCGACGAGTTGATAGCCGCTTTGGAACTTGGTATAGGAGACTACTTGAAGAAGAACAACTTCGAGAGGATAGTTCTTGGGCTAAGTGGAGGAATGGACTCCTCCCTAGTAGCGGCTCTTGCAGTAAGGGCGATAGGTAAAAACAATGTCAAAGGCGTGTTCATGCCTTCACGAATAACCTCGAATGAGTCTAGAAGAGATGCAATGGAGCTTGCAGAGAATCTGGGAATTGAGATCCTTGAGGTACCGATCGAGAGCATAGTGGATTCTACTCTAAAGGCCTTAAAGACTACCTTCAAGGATGCAGCGGAAGATGTTACTGAAGAAAACCTGCAGGCAAGAATCAGGGGAAACATTCTCATGGCGCTTTCAAACAAGTTTGGATGGCTTGTACTTGTAACAGGCAACAAGAGTGAGATGGCAACGGGATACTCAACTCTCTACGGAGATATGGCGGGTGGACTTGCGGTTCTTAAGGATCTCTACAAGACTCAGGTCTATATGATCGCAGAACGCTTGAATGAACTTGAAGAGAAAGATGTCATTCCGAGCAATGTATTCTTGAAGGCACCGTCGGCAGAACTTAAGGAAGGTCAGAAGGATCAGGACACTCTCCCTCCATATGAGATTCTAGATGAAATCCTCAGGTTTCACATAGAAGAAGGTCTCTCAGCGGAGGAGATCGTACTCGAGGGGTTCGAAAGGTCGACAGTAGAGCATTCGCTGAAACTGTTGAGAAAGAACGAGTACAAGCGCAAGCAGTGCGCTCCTGGGATAAAGGTTTCCAAAAGAGCGTTTGGGAAAGACTGGAGAATGCCAATCACAAATCATTACTGA
- a CDS encoding phospholipase D-like domain-containing protein, which translates to MKRFFLAVVILLVAVTLPTVFFTDDGRAIERIVEILERAQEEVVLVSYSLDEQEVIDCLNRLYIKGLNVSVVIDNSTVSRTFAKSPQFKVMTDTTAALVHSKFIVVDSQIVVFGTGNFTEGSLREDSNSFIMIESEKLASLFLDYYKAILTGDSRGVTSVGNMTLFLCPSEEARKRVIKELMSAKEEIRFAMFAFTDPKILAALKFCASKGVRVFGMVDSWNEDSPLKDYLTTGMEVSRGVSITIHDKTFVIDRNIVITGSANASLSGWGKNREIVVIIESRDVANQFISHFEYVREVSK; encoded by the coding sequence ATGAAGAGATTTTTTCTGGCGGTTGTTATTTTATTGGTTGCTGTAACTCTTCCCACGGTTTTTTTCACCGATGACGGGAGAGCCATTGAAAGGATAGTTGAAATACTGGAAAGAGCGCAGGAAGAAGTGGTTCTTGTAAGTTATTCCCTTGACGAGCAGGAGGTGATTGACTGCCTCAACCGCCTATACATCAAAGGTCTCAATGTCTCGGTTGTGATTGACAATTCCACTGTTTCGAGAACCTTTGCGAAGTCTCCTCAGTTTAAGGTTATGACTGACACAACCGCGGCGCTCGTTCATTCGAAATTCATCGTTGTTGATAGTCAAATAGTGGTCTTCGGAACAGGAAACTTCACCGAGGGTAGCCTCAGAGAGGACTCAAATAGCTTCATCATGATTGAGTCGGAAAAACTTGCCTCCCTGTTTCTTGATTACTACAAGGCGATTCTGACTGGAGACTCAAGAGGAGTGACAAGCGTCGGAAATATGACCCTATTTCTCTGCCCTTCTGAAGAAGCGCGCAAGAGAGTAATCAAGGAGTTGATGAGTGCCAAAGAGGAGATCCGATTCGCCATGTTCGCTTTTACAGATCCCAAAATTCTCGCGGCTTTGAAGTTCTGTGCTTCAAAAGGGGTTAGGGTTTTTGGGATGGTTGACAGCTGGAACGAAGATTCTCCGCTCAAAGACTATCTCACAACCGGAATGGAGGTATCACGTGGTGTTTCCATAACTATTCACGATAAAACGTTCGTAATAGATCGAAACATCGTGATTACGGGATCGGCCAACGCATCACTTAGCGGATGGGGAAAAAACCGCGAGATAGTTGTTATAATCGAGTCTAGGGACGTTGCAAATCAATTCATAAGCCATTTCGAATACGTCAGGGAGGTCTCGAAATGA